A single Struthio camelus isolate bStrCam1 chromosome 8, bStrCam1.hap1, whole genome shotgun sequence DNA region contains:
- the ABL2 gene encoding tyrosine-protein kinase ABL2 isoform X1, whose protein sequence is MARGRRGGGWWEDRRWLREPLCPRCRSSLWLRWRRRGLRGRVQALHRPYGCDVEPQALNEAIRWSSKENLLGATESDPNLFVALYDFVASGDNTLSITKGEKLRVLGYNQNGEWSEVRSKNGQGWVPSNYITPVNSLEKHSWYHGPVSRSAAEYLLSSLINGSFLVRESESSPGQLSISLRYEGRVYHYRINTTSDGKVYVTAESRFSTLAELVHHHSTVADGLVTTLHYPAPKCNKPTVYGVSPIHDKWEMERTDITMKHKLGGGQYGEVYVGVWKKYNLTVAVKTLKEDTMEVEEFLKEAAVMKEIKHPNLVQLLGVCTLEPPFYIVTEYMPYGNLLDYLRECNREEVSAVVLLYMATQISSAMEYLEKKNFIHRDLAARNCLVGENHVVKVADFGLSRLMTGDTYTAHAGAKFPIKWTAPESLAYNTFSIKSDVWAFGVLLWEIATYGMSPYPGIDLSQVYDLLEKGYRMEQPEGCPPKVYELMRACWKWNPPDRPSFAETHQAFETMFHDSSISEEVAEELGRTASSSSIVPYLPQLPMLPSKTRTLKKQAENKENIEGTQDTVEHSASSSAPGFIRSTQPTSGSPALPRKQRDKSPSSLLEDAKETTFTRDRKGGFFSSFMKKRNAPTPPKRSSSFREMENQPHKKYELTGNFSSVASLQHVDGFSFASTQQDAGLVPPKCYGGGFVPRTFYSDDSSGTSGGGGVSTGGGWSGITGFFTPRLIKKTLGLRAGKPTGSEEASKPFPRSNSTSSMSSGLPEQDRMAMTLPRNSQRSKIQLERTVSTSSQPDESTGRASDLLPKRFEEGPALTRERPKAKLLPRGATALPFRTPSGSEEKEGPGLAAAPKSKEKNTGPRQGALEDGERPGWSSPAKAAAILPTTHNHKVPVLISPTLKHSPADVQLIGTDSQGNKFKLLSEHQVTSSGDRDRPRRVKPKCAPPPPPVMRLLQQPAACSDAAEELGNVAGVQHGLESSDGSKKAAAAAAAAAPVGGKSGRPVMPPPQVPLSSSSTSPVKMANGTAGAKVALRKTKQAAEKISADKISKEALLECADLLSSAITEPTPNSQLVDTGHQLLDYCSGYVDCIPHTRNKFAFREAVSKLELSLQELQVSSTAASVPGANPVLNNLLSCVQEISDVVQR, encoded by the exons AGGCCCTGCACCGCCCCTATGGTTGTGACGTTGAACCCCAGGCACTGAACGAAGCCATCAGATGGAGCTCCAAGGAGAACCTGCTTGGAGCCACTGAGAGCGATCCCAATCTCTTTGTTGCACTTTACGATTTTGTAGCAAGCGGTGACAACACACTCAGCATCACCAAAG GTGAGAAGTTGCGAGTCCTGGGTTATAACCAGAATGGTGAATGGAGCGAGGTACGTTCTAAGAATGGGCAGGGCTGGGTACCAAGCAATTACATCACACCAGTGAACAGCCTGGAAAAACATTCGTGGTATCATGGGCCAGTGTCACGCAGTGCAGCCGAGTATCTGTTGAGCAGTCTCATCAACGGCAGCTTCCTGGTTCGTGAAAGCGAGAGCAGCCCAGGGCAGCTATCCATCTCGCTCAGGTACGAAGGACGTGTTTACCACTACAGGATCAATACCACCTCAGATGGAAAG GTATATGTGACAGCAGAAAGCCGTTTCAGCACCCTAGCAGAGCTGGTACATCATCACTCAACAGTAGCAGATGGACTGGTGACAACTCTGCATTACCCAGCACCCAAGTGCAATAAGCCCACTGTCTATGGAGTGTCCCCCATCCACGACAAGTGGGAGATGGAGCGAACAGATATCACCATGAAGCATAAACTTGGGGGAGGGCAGTATGGCGAAGTGTATGTTGGCGTCTGGAAGAAATACAATCTCACAGTTGCTGTGAAAACGTTAAAA GAAGATACCATGGAGGTGGAAGAGTTCTTGAAAGAAGCTGCTGTAATGAAGGAAATCAAGCACCCAAATCTAGTGCAGTTATTAG GTGTATGTACCCTGGAGCCACCCTTTTACATTGTGACAGAATATATGCCGTATGGGAACCTGCTAGATTATTTACGAGAATGCAACCGGGAGGAAGTGAGTGCTGTTGTGCTACTCTACATGGCCACGCAGATCTCCTCTGCTATGGAGTACCTAGAGAAGAAGAACTTCATTCACAG gGACCTGGCAGCACGGAATTGCTTAGTTGGCGAAAATCATGTGGTGAAGGTGGCTGACTTTGGCTTAAGTCGACTTATGACTGGAGATACCTACACAGCTCATGCTGGAGCCAAGTTCCCAATCAAGTGGACAGCTCCTGAGAGCCTGGCCTATAACACCTTTTCAATCAAATCAGATGTGTGGG CCTTTGGGGTGCTGTTATGGGAAATCGCCACCTATGGCATGTCGCCATACCCAGGCATCGACCTGTCTCAGGTGTATGATCTGCTGGAGAAGGGCTATCGAATGGAACAACCCGAGGGGTGCCCTCCGAAGGTTTATGAACTGATGAGGGCAT GTTGGAAGTGGAATCCACCAGACCGACCTTCCTTTGCTGAGACCCACCAGGCCTTTGAAACCATGTTCCACGACTCGAGCATCTCTGAGG aggtAGCAGAGGAGCTTGGAAGAACAGCCTCCTCCTCATCCATAGTTCCCTACTTGCCCCAGTTACCCATGCTTCCCTCCAAGACTAGAACACTGAAGAAACAGGCAGAGAACAAGGAGAATATTGAAGGAACACAAGATACTGTGGAGCACTCGGCTTCCAGCTCAGCACCAG gtTTTATCAGAAGCACACAGCCAACGAGTGGGTCTCCTGCCCTGCCTCGCAAGCAGAGGGACAAGTCACCCAGCAGCCTGTTGGAGGATGCCAAAGAGACCACTTTCACCAGGGACAGGAAAGGTGGCTTCTTCAGCTCCTTTATGAAGAAGAGGAACGCTCCCACACCTCCGAAGCGCAGCAGTTCCTTCCGGGAGATGGAGAATCAGCCCCACAAGAAATACGAGTTAACGGGTAACTTTTCGTCTGTTGCTTCCTTGCAGCACGTGGACGGGTTCTCCTTTGCTTCCACTCAGCAGGATGCAGGCCTGGTGCCACCAAAGTGCTATGGTGGGGGCTTTGTGCCAAGGACCTTCTACAGCGACGACAGCAGTGGTACCAGCGGTGGTGGGGGTGTGAGCACTGGTGGTGGGTGGTCGGGCATCACAGGTTTCTTTACACCACGCTTGATTAAAAAGACACTGGGTTTACGAGCAGGAAAACCCACTGGCAGCGAAGAAGCTTCAAAGCCTTTTCCAAGGTCAAACTCTACATCTTCCATGTCCTCAGGGCTTCCAGAGCAGGATAGGATGGCAATGACCCTTCCCAGAAATTCCCAGAGGTCAAAAATCCAGCTGGAACGAACAGTGTCCACCTCCTCTCAGCCAGATGAGAGCACAGGGAGGGCCAGTGACCTGCTTCCCAAAAGGTTTGAAGAAGGCCCTGCTTTGACCAGAGAGAGACCAAAAGCAAAACTCTTGCCGAGGGGTGCCACAGCTCTCCCTTTCCGAACCCCCTCTGGTTCGGAAGAAAAGGAGGGTCCGGGGCTAGCAGCAGCtcctaaaagcaaagaaaaaaacactggcCCACGGCAGGGGGCCCTTGAGGATGGTGAGAGACCAGGGTGGTCATCTccagcaaaggctgcagcaatACTTCCAACCACTCATAACCACAAAGTGCCAGTCCTAATCTCACCCACTCTAAAACACAGTCCAGCAGACGTGCAGCTTATTGGCACAGACTCTCAGGGTAATAAATTTAAGCTCTTATCTGAGCATCAGGTCACTTCTTCCGGCGACAGGGACCGGCCCAGACGGGTAAAACCAAAGTGTGCTCCACCTCCACCACCAGTGATGAGGCTCCTACAacagccagctgcctgctcagatgcagcagaagagctgggcaACGTGGCAGGAGTGCAGCACGGACTGGAATCGAGCGACGGGAGTAagaaggcggcagcagcagcagcagcagcagcacctgttGGTGGAAAATCTGGGAGGCCTGTGATGCCTCCACCTCAAGTGCCTCTGTCATCGTCTTCCACCTCCCCGGTGAAAATGGCCAATGGCACGGCTGGTGCAAAAGTGGCACTGAGAAAGACCAAACAGGCAGCCGAGAAAATTTCAGCAGACAAAATCAGCAAGGAAGCGCTGCTGGAGTGCGCAGATCTTCTCTCGAGTGCCATCACCGAGCCAACACCAAACAGCCAGCTGGTGGATACAGGGCACCAGCTGTTGGATTACTGCTCAGGCTACGTGGACTGCATCCCGCATACACGCAACAAATTTGCCTTCCGGGAAGCCGTGAGCAAACTGGAACTCAGCCTGCAGGAACTGCAGGTGTCATCAACAGCTGCTAGCGTCCCTGGGGCAAACCCTGTCCTTAATAACTTATTGTCATGTGTCCAAGAAATCAGCGATGTGGTGCAAAGGTAG
- the ABL2 gene encoding tyrosine-protein kinase ABL2 isoform X4 — MARGRRGGGWWEDRRWLREPLCPRCRSSLWLRWRRRGLRGRVQALHRPYGCDVEPQALNEAIRWSSKENLLGATESDPNLFVALYDFVASGDNTLSITKGEKLRVLGYNQNGEWSEVRSKNGQGWVPSNYITPVNSLEKHSWYHGPVSRSAAEYLLSSLINGSFLVRESESSPGQLSISLRYEGRVYHYRINTTSDGKVYVTAESRFSTLAELVHHHSTVADGLVTTLHYPAPKCNKPTVYGVSPIHDKWEMERTDITMKHKLGGGQYGEVYVGVWKKYNLTVAVKTLKEDTMEVEEFLKEAAVMKEIKHPNLVQLLGVCTLEPPFYIVTEYMPYGNLLDYLRECNREEVSAVVLLYMATQISSAMEYLEKKNFIHRDLAARNCLVGENHVVKVADFGLSRLMTGDTYTAHAGAKFPIKWTAPESLAYNTFSIKSDVWAFGVLLWEIATYGMSPYPGIDLSQVYDLLEKGYRMEQPEGCPPKVYELMRACWKWNPPDRPSFAETHQAFETMFHDSSISEEVAEELGRTASSSSIVPYLPQLPMLPSKTRTLKKQAENKENIEGTQDTVEHSASSSAPGFIRSTQPTSGSPALPRKQRDKSPSSLLEDAKETTFTRDRKGGFFSSFMKKRNAPTPPKRSSSFREMENQPHKKYELTGLPEQDRMAMTLPRNSQRSKIQLERTVSTSSQPDESTGRASDLLPKRFEEGPALTRERPKAKLLPRGATALPFRTPSGSEEKEGPGLAAAPKSKEKNTGPRQGALEDGERPGWSSPAKAAAILPTTHNHKVPVLISPTLKHSPADVQLIGTDSQGNKFKLLSEHQVTSSGDRDRPRRVKPKCAPPPPPVMRLLQQPAACSDAAEELGNVAGVQHGLESSDGSKKAAAAAAAAAPVGGKSGRPVMPPPQVPLSSSSTSPVKMANGTAGAKVALRKTKQAAEKISADKISKEALLECADLLSSAITEPTPNSQLVDTGHQLLDYCSGYVDCIPHTRNKFAFREAVSKLELSLQELQVSSTAASVPGANPVLNNLLSCVQEISDVVQR; from the exons AGGCCCTGCACCGCCCCTATGGTTGTGACGTTGAACCCCAGGCACTGAACGAAGCCATCAGATGGAGCTCCAAGGAGAACCTGCTTGGAGCCACTGAGAGCGATCCCAATCTCTTTGTTGCACTTTACGATTTTGTAGCAAGCGGTGACAACACACTCAGCATCACCAAAG GTGAGAAGTTGCGAGTCCTGGGTTATAACCAGAATGGTGAATGGAGCGAGGTACGTTCTAAGAATGGGCAGGGCTGGGTACCAAGCAATTACATCACACCAGTGAACAGCCTGGAAAAACATTCGTGGTATCATGGGCCAGTGTCACGCAGTGCAGCCGAGTATCTGTTGAGCAGTCTCATCAACGGCAGCTTCCTGGTTCGTGAAAGCGAGAGCAGCCCAGGGCAGCTATCCATCTCGCTCAGGTACGAAGGACGTGTTTACCACTACAGGATCAATACCACCTCAGATGGAAAG GTATATGTGACAGCAGAAAGCCGTTTCAGCACCCTAGCAGAGCTGGTACATCATCACTCAACAGTAGCAGATGGACTGGTGACAACTCTGCATTACCCAGCACCCAAGTGCAATAAGCCCACTGTCTATGGAGTGTCCCCCATCCACGACAAGTGGGAGATGGAGCGAACAGATATCACCATGAAGCATAAACTTGGGGGAGGGCAGTATGGCGAAGTGTATGTTGGCGTCTGGAAGAAATACAATCTCACAGTTGCTGTGAAAACGTTAAAA GAAGATACCATGGAGGTGGAAGAGTTCTTGAAAGAAGCTGCTGTAATGAAGGAAATCAAGCACCCAAATCTAGTGCAGTTATTAG GTGTATGTACCCTGGAGCCACCCTTTTACATTGTGACAGAATATATGCCGTATGGGAACCTGCTAGATTATTTACGAGAATGCAACCGGGAGGAAGTGAGTGCTGTTGTGCTACTCTACATGGCCACGCAGATCTCCTCTGCTATGGAGTACCTAGAGAAGAAGAACTTCATTCACAG gGACCTGGCAGCACGGAATTGCTTAGTTGGCGAAAATCATGTGGTGAAGGTGGCTGACTTTGGCTTAAGTCGACTTATGACTGGAGATACCTACACAGCTCATGCTGGAGCCAAGTTCCCAATCAAGTGGACAGCTCCTGAGAGCCTGGCCTATAACACCTTTTCAATCAAATCAGATGTGTGGG CCTTTGGGGTGCTGTTATGGGAAATCGCCACCTATGGCATGTCGCCATACCCAGGCATCGACCTGTCTCAGGTGTATGATCTGCTGGAGAAGGGCTATCGAATGGAACAACCCGAGGGGTGCCCTCCGAAGGTTTATGAACTGATGAGGGCAT GTTGGAAGTGGAATCCACCAGACCGACCTTCCTTTGCTGAGACCCACCAGGCCTTTGAAACCATGTTCCACGACTCGAGCATCTCTGAGG aggtAGCAGAGGAGCTTGGAAGAACAGCCTCCTCCTCATCCATAGTTCCCTACTTGCCCCAGTTACCCATGCTTCCCTCCAAGACTAGAACACTGAAGAAACAGGCAGAGAACAAGGAGAATATTGAAGGAACACAAGATACTGTGGAGCACTCGGCTTCCAGCTCAGCACCAG gtTTTATCAGAAGCACACAGCCAACGAGTGGGTCTCCTGCCCTGCCTCGCAAGCAGAGGGACAAGTCACCCAGCAGCCTGTTGGAGGATGCCAAAGAGACCACTTTCACCAGGGACAGGAAAGGTGGCTTCTTCAGCTCCTTTATGAAGAAGAGGAACGCTCCCACACCTCCGAAGCGCAGCAGTTCCTTCCGGGAGATGGAGAATCAGCCCCACAAGAAATACGAGTTAACGG GGCTTCCAGAGCAGGATAGGATGGCAATGACCCTTCCCAGAAATTCCCAGAGGTCAAAAATCCAGCTGGAACGAACAGTGTCCACCTCCTCTCAGCCAGATGAGAGCACAGGGAGGGCCAGTGACCTGCTTCCCAAAAGGTTTGAAGAAGGCCCTGCTTTGACCAGAGAGAGACCAAAAGCAAAACTCTTGCCGAGGGGTGCCACAGCTCTCCCTTTCCGAACCCCCTCTGGTTCGGAAGAAAAGGAGGGTCCGGGGCTAGCAGCAGCtcctaaaagcaaagaaaaaaacactggcCCACGGCAGGGGGCCCTTGAGGATGGTGAGAGACCAGGGTGGTCATCTccagcaaaggctgcagcaatACTTCCAACCACTCATAACCACAAAGTGCCAGTCCTAATCTCACCCACTCTAAAACACAGTCCAGCAGACGTGCAGCTTATTGGCACAGACTCTCAGGGTAATAAATTTAAGCTCTTATCTGAGCATCAGGTCACTTCTTCCGGCGACAGGGACCGGCCCAGACGGGTAAAACCAAAGTGTGCTCCACCTCCACCACCAGTGATGAGGCTCCTACAacagccagctgcctgctcagatgcagcagaagagctgggcaACGTGGCAGGAGTGCAGCACGGACTGGAATCGAGCGACGGGAGTAagaaggcggcagcagcagcagcagcagcagcacctgttGGTGGAAAATCTGGGAGGCCTGTGATGCCTCCACCTCAAGTGCCTCTGTCATCGTCTTCCACCTCCCCGGTGAAAATGGCCAATGGCACGGCTGGTGCAAAAGTGGCACTGAGAAAGACCAAACAGGCAGCCGAGAAAATTTCAGCAGACAAAATCAGCAAGGAAGCGCTGCTGGAGTGCGCAGATCTTCTCTCGAGTGCCATCACCGAGCCAACACCAAACAGCCAGCTGGTGGATACAGGGCACCAGCTGTTGGATTACTGCTCAGGCTACGTGGACTGCATCCCGCATACACGCAACAAATTTGCCTTCCGGGAAGCCGTGAGCAAACTGGAACTCAGCCTGCAGGAACTGCAGGTGTCATCAACAGCTGCTAGCGTCCCTGGGGCAAACCCTGTCCTTAATAACTTATTGTCATGTGTCCAAGAAATCAGCGATGTGGTGCAAAGGTAG
- the ABL2 gene encoding tyrosine-protein kinase ABL2 isoform X3: MARGRRGGGWWEDRRWLREPLCPRCRSSLWLRWRRRGLRGRVQALHRPYGCDVEPQALNEAIRWSSKENLLGATESDPNLFVALYDFVASGDNTLSITKGEKLRVLGYNQNGEWSEVRSKNGQGWVPSNYITPVNSLEKHSWYHGPVSRSAAEYLLSSLINGSFLVRESESSPGQLSISLRYEGRVYHYRINTTSDGKVYVTAESRFSTLAELVHHHSTVADGLVTTLHYPAPKCNKPTVYGVSPIHDKWEMERTDITMKHKLGGGQYGEVYVGVWKKYNLTVAVKTLKEDTMEVEEFLKEAAVMKEIKHPNLVQLLGVCTLEPPFYIVTEYMPYGNLLDYLRECNREEVSAVVLLYMATQISSAMEYLEKKNFIHRDLAARNCLVGENHVVKVADFGLSRLMTGDTYTAHAGAKFPIKWTAPESLAYNTFSIKSDVWAFGVLLWEIATYGMSPYPGIDLSQVYDLLEKGYRMEQPEGCPPKVYELMRACWKWNPPDRPSFAETHQAFETMFHDSSISEGFIRSTQPTSGSPALPRKQRDKSPSSLLEDAKETTFTRDRKGGFFSSFMKKRNAPTPPKRSSSFREMENQPHKKYELTGNFSSVASLQHVDGFSFASTQQDAGLVPPKCYGGGFVPRTFYSDDSSGTSGGGGVSTGGGWSGITGFFTPRLIKKTLGLRAGKPTGSEEASKPFPRSNSTSSMSSGLPEQDRMAMTLPRNSQRSKIQLERTVSTSSQPDESTGRASDLLPKRFEEGPALTRERPKAKLLPRGATALPFRTPSGSEEKEGPGLAAAPKSKEKNTGPRQGALEDGERPGWSSPAKAAAILPTTHNHKVPVLISPTLKHSPADVQLIGTDSQGNKFKLLSEHQVTSSGDRDRPRRVKPKCAPPPPPVMRLLQQPAACSDAAEELGNVAGVQHGLESSDGSKKAAAAAAAAAPVGGKSGRPVMPPPQVPLSSSSTSPVKMANGTAGAKVALRKTKQAAEKISADKISKEALLECADLLSSAITEPTPNSQLVDTGHQLLDYCSGYVDCIPHTRNKFAFREAVSKLELSLQELQVSSTAASVPGANPVLNNLLSCVQEISDVVQR; encoded by the exons AGGCCCTGCACCGCCCCTATGGTTGTGACGTTGAACCCCAGGCACTGAACGAAGCCATCAGATGGAGCTCCAAGGAGAACCTGCTTGGAGCCACTGAGAGCGATCCCAATCTCTTTGTTGCACTTTACGATTTTGTAGCAAGCGGTGACAACACACTCAGCATCACCAAAG GTGAGAAGTTGCGAGTCCTGGGTTATAACCAGAATGGTGAATGGAGCGAGGTACGTTCTAAGAATGGGCAGGGCTGGGTACCAAGCAATTACATCACACCAGTGAACAGCCTGGAAAAACATTCGTGGTATCATGGGCCAGTGTCACGCAGTGCAGCCGAGTATCTGTTGAGCAGTCTCATCAACGGCAGCTTCCTGGTTCGTGAAAGCGAGAGCAGCCCAGGGCAGCTATCCATCTCGCTCAGGTACGAAGGACGTGTTTACCACTACAGGATCAATACCACCTCAGATGGAAAG GTATATGTGACAGCAGAAAGCCGTTTCAGCACCCTAGCAGAGCTGGTACATCATCACTCAACAGTAGCAGATGGACTGGTGACAACTCTGCATTACCCAGCACCCAAGTGCAATAAGCCCACTGTCTATGGAGTGTCCCCCATCCACGACAAGTGGGAGATGGAGCGAACAGATATCACCATGAAGCATAAACTTGGGGGAGGGCAGTATGGCGAAGTGTATGTTGGCGTCTGGAAGAAATACAATCTCACAGTTGCTGTGAAAACGTTAAAA GAAGATACCATGGAGGTGGAAGAGTTCTTGAAAGAAGCTGCTGTAATGAAGGAAATCAAGCACCCAAATCTAGTGCAGTTATTAG GTGTATGTACCCTGGAGCCACCCTTTTACATTGTGACAGAATATATGCCGTATGGGAACCTGCTAGATTATTTACGAGAATGCAACCGGGAGGAAGTGAGTGCTGTTGTGCTACTCTACATGGCCACGCAGATCTCCTCTGCTATGGAGTACCTAGAGAAGAAGAACTTCATTCACAG gGACCTGGCAGCACGGAATTGCTTAGTTGGCGAAAATCATGTGGTGAAGGTGGCTGACTTTGGCTTAAGTCGACTTATGACTGGAGATACCTACACAGCTCATGCTGGAGCCAAGTTCCCAATCAAGTGGACAGCTCCTGAGAGCCTGGCCTATAACACCTTTTCAATCAAATCAGATGTGTGGG CCTTTGGGGTGCTGTTATGGGAAATCGCCACCTATGGCATGTCGCCATACCCAGGCATCGACCTGTCTCAGGTGTATGATCTGCTGGAGAAGGGCTATCGAATGGAACAACCCGAGGGGTGCCCTCCGAAGGTTTATGAACTGATGAGGGCAT GTTGGAAGTGGAATCCACCAGACCGACCTTCCTTTGCTGAGACCCACCAGGCCTTTGAAACCATGTTCCACGACTCGAGCATCTCTGAGG gtTTTATCAGAAGCACACAGCCAACGAGTGGGTCTCCTGCCCTGCCTCGCAAGCAGAGGGACAAGTCACCCAGCAGCCTGTTGGAGGATGCCAAAGAGACCACTTTCACCAGGGACAGGAAAGGTGGCTTCTTCAGCTCCTTTATGAAGAAGAGGAACGCTCCCACACCTCCGAAGCGCAGCAGTTCCTTCCGGGAGATGGAGAATCAGCCCCACAAGAAATACGAGTTAACGGGTAACTTTTCGTCTGTTGCTTCCTTGCAGCACGTGGACGGGTTCTCCTTTGCTTCCACTCAGCAGGATGCAGGCCTGGTGCCACCAAAGTGCTATGGTGGGGGCTTTGTGCCAAGGACCTTCTACAGCGACGACAGCAGTGGTACCAGCGGTGGTGGGGGTGTGAGCACTGGTGGTGGGTGGTCGGGCATCACAGGTTTCTTTACACCACGCTTGATTAAAAAGACACTGGGTTTACGAGCAGGAAAACCCACTGGCAGCGAAGAAGCTTCAAAGCCTTTTCCAAGGTCAAACTCTACATCTTCCATGTCCTCAGGGCTTCCAGAGCAGGATAGGATGGCAATGACCCTTCCCAGAAATTCCCAGAGGTCAAAAATCCAGCTGGAACGAACAGTGTCCACCTCCTCTCAGCCAGATGAGAGCACAGGGAGGGCCAGTGACCTGCTTCCCAAAAGGTTTGAAGAAGGCCCTGCTTTGACCAGAGAGAGACCAAAAGCAAAACTCTTGCCGAGGGGTGCCACAGCTCTCCCTTTCCGAACCCCCTCTGGTTCGGAAGAAAAGGAGGGTCCGGGGCTAGCAGCAGCtcctaaaagcaaagaaaaaaacactggcCCACGGCAGGGGGCCCTTGAGGATGGTGAGAGACCAGGGTGGTCATCTccagcaaaggctgcagcaatACTTCCAACCACTCATAACCACAAAGTGCCAGTCCTAATCTCACCCACTCTAAAACACAGTCCAGCAGACGTGCAGCTTATTGGCACAGACTCTCAGGGTAATAAATTTAAGCTCTTATCTGAGCATCAGGTCACTTCTTCCGGCGACAGGGACCGGCCCAGACGGGTAAAACCAAAGTGTGCTCCACCTCCACCACCAGTGATGAGGCTCCTACAacagccagctgcctgctcagatgcagcagaagagctgggcaACGTGGCAGGAGTGCAGCACGGACTGGAATCGAGCGACGGGAGTAagaaggcggcagcagcagcagcagcagcagcacctgttGGTGGAAAATCTGGGAGGCCTGTGATGCCTCCACCTCAAGTGCCTCTGTCATCGTCTTCCACCTCCCCGGTGAAAATGGCCAATGGCACGGCTGGTGCAAAAGTGGCACTGAGAAAGACCAAACAGGCAGCCGAGAAAATTTCAGCAGACAAAATCAGCAAGGAAGCGCTGCTGGAGTGCGCAGATCTTCTCTCGAGTGCCATCACCGAGCCAACACCAAACAGCCAGCTGGTGGATACAGGGCACCAGCTGTTGGATTACTGCTCAGGCTACGTGGACTGCATCCCGCATACACGCAACAAATTTGCCTTCCGGGAAGCCGTGAGCAAACTGGAACTCAGCCTGCAGGAACTGCAGGTGTCATCAACAGCTGCTAGCGTCCCTGGGGCAAACCCTGTCCTTAATAACTTATTGTCATGTGTCCAAGAAATCAGCGATGTGGTGCAAAGGTAG